Proteins from one Portunus trituberculatus isolate SZX2019 chromosome 38, ASM1759143v1, whole genome shotgun sequence genomic window:
- the LOC123514683 gene encoding calphotin-like, with translation MLSRVILMVLVASTTAVSPPGPSCRLRLRQPLPQPPTYRPPYSPASYYPSTGGMWVCYTSYGYGGSVPYPYGSRPGYWPYGAAVATPVAATAPVPSAATATPIAVAPAAPPSIPYPAAARVAPTPVVAYPYYGGATQAQPVAFPYPYPGRLLATVRRARKTRSVATDEGQQQSFSSITENIPQAETLPSITDSLQADHPSPYITDSTSQTKMLPSIVEVIPQAEQLLPSSPASGQPLLAAITSSSAAGKLAVSVVFTSNSFMHNFFTHQLYPAVQALGIHLTLDLLPHPDGGCQPGSSKCLGSSLMVCAAEALPLTTAQLAFSACFMKGTLGLQDQSYPAVMNVAKMCMGPFSVLNWMQMAGCVSSGRGEQLFTAATKRLNLLVPGPQNAPIVAFNQEVVIADASALELFPTLLCQQLTQVPEASTFCSYNTLY, from the exons atgtTAAGCAGA GTCATcctgatggtgttggtggcgagTACTACTGCTGTGTCTCCTCCGGGACCATCTTGTCGCCTGCGCTTGCGACAACCTCTGCCACAACCACCAACTTACAGGCCGCCGTATTCCCCTGCTAGTTATTACCCCTCGACCGGGGGCATGTGGGTCTGCTATACGTCTTACGGATACGGCGGCTCTGTCCCGTACCCATATGGCTCTCGTCCAGGCTATTGGCCTTATGGTGCCGCAGTCGCCACACCCGTCGCAGCCACTGCACCAGTGCCATCCGCCGCAACTGCCACACCCATCGCAGTTGCTCCAGCAGCCCCACCCAGTATACCCTACCCAGCCGCCGCACGTGTCGCACCCACACCCGTCGTAGCATATCCATACTACGGTGGTGCCACTCAAGCTCAGCCTGTTGCTTTTCCATATCCATATCCTGGAAGACTTCTTGCCACGGTG AGAAGAGCTCGGAAGACAAGAAGTGTAGCGACCGACGAGGGTCAGCAACAATCCTTTTCTTCAATCACTGAGAATATACCACAAGCAGAAACCCTACCTTCTATCACCGACTCATTACAAGCAGATCATCCCTCGCCCTACATCACCGACTCAACATCACAAACAAAAATGTTGCCTTCCATCGTCGAGGTCATACCCCAGGCAGAACAACTCCTGCCTTCTTCCCCCGCCAGTGGACAGCCATTACTCGCTGCCATCACGTCCTCCAGTGCTGCTGGAAAG CTTGCCGTGAGCGTGGTCTTCACCAGTAACAGCTTCATGCACAACTTCTTCACACACCAACTGTACCCAGCTGTACAAGCCCTCGGCATCCACCTCACTCTGGACTTGCTGCCTCACCCA GATGGAGGTTGCCAGCCCGGCTCCAGCAAGTGTCTTGGAAGTTCCTTGATGGTCTGTGCTGCTGAGGCGCTGCCCCTCACAACCGCACAACTTGCCTTCTCGGCTTGTTTCATGAAGGGCACCCTCGGCCTTCAAGACCAAAGCTATCCTGCAGTTATGAATGTTGCCAAGATG TGCATGGGTCCCTTCAGTGTCCTTAACTGGATGCAAATGGCAGGCTGCGTGTCGTCAGGACGGGGCGAACAGCTATTCACTGCTGCTACCAAACGCCTAAACCTTCTCGTCCCTGGCCCACAAAATGCCCCCATTGTGGCATTCAATCAG GAAGTGGTGATAGCTGATGCGAGCGCCCTTGAGCTCTTCCCTACATTATTGTGTCAGCAGCTGACCCAGGTCCCCGAAGCCAGCACATTCTGCTCCTACAACACACTTTACTGA